The following are from one region of the Segatella oris genome:
- a CDS encoding alpha-L-fucosidase: MRIEAYSQFIKSAIATFCLLFVPSLQSSFHAQENNIVVIKPTDTPADIVRKAAHVVPSARQFNWQRQELTAFLHFGVNTYTGKEWGDGTESEAIFNPTALDADQWIRELKATGFKCAILTCKHHDGFCLWPSAYTEHSVKYSPWKNGMGDVVREVSEACQKYGMAFGVYLSPWDRNSKLYGTEAYNDYFVNQLTELLTQYGKVSEVWFDGACGEGANGKKQEYDFVRWYELIRKLQPEAVIAVMGPDVRWVGTETGRGRTTEWSVVPKDNLNQEAIAQNSQKEVLTQPVGDMKGQDLGSRKIIEKAKSLIWYPAEIDVSIRPGWFYHESQDHQVKTPKELIDIYFTSVGMNGVLLLNLPPNKEGKLAEADIQSLRGFRQLYDATFTENLLSNAKITCKVSEGKPRNIIDNNYDTSVLPNMKTGEAVFLFKLKQPVTFNVLSVQEDIRKGQRVEAFTLEVKDVHGKWQKATEGTTIGHKRLLKFPLQTAKEVRLTVQQVRAVPAIAEIGLYHLKE, from the coding sequence ATGAGGATTGAAGCTTATTCTCAGTTTATAAAGTCTGCAATTGCAACATTTTGCCTGCTGTTCGTGCCCTCTCTCCAATCTTCTTTCCATGCACAGGAGAATAATATTGTCGTCATCAAACCAACGGATACTCCCGCTGATATTGTCAGAAAAGCAGCCCACGTGGTACCTTCTGCACGGCAATTCAATTGGCAACGTCAAGAACTCACAGCATTCTTACACTTTGGCGTAAACACTTACACCGGCAAAGAATGGGGTGACGGAACGGAATCCGAGGCAATCTTCAATCCCACAGCACTTGATGCAGACCAATGGATACGTGAATTGAAAGCTACGGGCTTCAAGTGTGCCATTCTTACTTGCAAACATCATGACGGTTTCTGCTTGTGGCCATCGGCCTATACAGAGCACAGCGTGAAATATTCTCCATGGAAGAATGGTATGGGGGATGTAGTTCGCGAGGTGAGTGAGGCATGCCAAAAGTATGGTATGGCATTTGGCGTTTATCTTTCTCCATGGGACCGCAACTCCAAACTTTATGGAACAGAAGCCTATAATGATTATTTCGTAAACCAACTTACAGAACTTCTCACGCAATATGGCAAGGTAAGCGAAGTATGGTTTGACGGTGCCTGTGGTGAAGGAGCGAACGGAAAGAAGCAAGAATATGATTTCGTTCGTTGGTATGAGCTTATCCGTAAACTTCAACCCGAAGCTGTAATTGCTGTCATGGGGCCTGATGTCCGCTGGGTTGGAACAGAGACAGGGCGTGGCCGTACTACAGAATGGAGCGTTGTTCCTAAAGACAATCTCAACCAAGAGGCTATCGCACAGAACTCACAAAAAGAGGTATTGACACAGCCTGTTGGTGATATGAAGGGGCAAGACCTCGGTAGCAGAAAGATTATAGAAAAGGCAAAATCACTCATTTGGTATCCTGCAGAGATTGATGTTTCTATCCGCCCGGGGTGGTTTTATCATGAAAGCCAAGACCATCAGGTTAAAACGCCAAAAGAATTAATAGACATCTATTTCACGTCTGTGGGCATGAATGGTGTTCTTTTGCTAAATCTACCGCCAAACAAAGAAGGTAAATTAGCCGAGGCTGATATCCAAAGCCTGCGCGGTTTCCGTCAGTTGTATGATGCCACATTTACAGAAAATCTGCTTTCCAATGCCAAAATCACATGTAAAGTGTCTGAGGGAAAGCCCCGTAATATCATAGACAACAATTATGACACCTCCGTTTTACCAAATATGAAAACAGGAGAAGCGGTCTTCCTCTTTAAGTTAAAGCAGCCAGTAACATTCAATGTACTTTCTGTTCAGGAAGACATTCGTAAGGGGCAACGCGTAGAAGCATTCACACTTGAAGTGAAAGACGTACATGGAAAGTGGCAGAAAGCAACCGAAGGGACTACCATCGGGCACAAACGCCTATTGAAATTTCCGCTTCAGACAGCAAAGGAAGTGAGGCTTACTGTCCAGCAAGTGCGCGCTGTTCCGGCGATTGCAGAGATTGGTTTGTACCACCTTAAGGAATAG
- a CDS encoding transglutaminase-like domain-containing protein yields the protein MKKTLFTLLFVAVSLTVQAQHFIKDASFRQKVESAWKAKINLIGAKYWEIKNLQTTPEEEEALKFLYAYMPIADATDYPKAYHLGNVRTALRTRREMPWGKQVPELLFRHFVLPMRVNNEPLDSSRAIFFRELKERVKGLSMTDAILEVNHWCHERVTYEPSDARTSSPLQSIQTGRGRCGEESTFTVSALRAIGIPARQVYTPRWAHTDDNHAWVEAWADGKWYFLGACEPEPVLNLAWFNAPASRAMLMHTRAFGDYEGPEEVMLRTNNFTEINLIDNYGSTGKIDFSIIDLQGKPVADARVDFKIYNYAEFYTAASKYTDSNGQTFLSAGKGDMLVWASKNGHFGYAKASFGKDKHVTIKLSYDEKNFGKEEDLDIVPPAEHVVLPDVTDAQRAHNSTRLAEEDAMRNAYIATFPTQESMKDYVIPAAIPYIIKARGNWRTIKAFVEKHAANRVRALELLSTLSDKDLRDMPMEILEDNMSAPTDQLSPRVENEMILKPFKHFFAKAFSKEAQTFRNNPALLVNWIQKNIKMNPDKHAMRIPQTPISVWECRVADDRSRDIFFVDVARSIGIDARKDAVTGKIQYKKDGNWMDVDFDTTVQQVAKTGTLILNYTPTEYLDDPKYYTHFTISKIINGRTWLMNFDEGQLDMGGGTTWSNVFKKGTTLDEGTYLLVSGQRMADGSVMVHKRFFTIEPGKTTAIHLVIRQETEGIKVIGSFNSEDLFEKDGQEVSVLSQTGRGYYVLGILGIGQEPTNHALHDIAKLKEKLDKWGRPMVLLFTSEAEKKKFEAQKSEFGSLPEKTIFGIDRNGIIQKEIVREMKLRNANQLPIFIIADTFNRVVFISQGYTIGLGEQLVKTGSKL from the coding sequence ATGAAGAAAACGCTGTTCACCCTATTGTTTGTAGCTGTTTCGCTCACCGTTCAAGCACAACATTTCATCAAAGATGCCTCTTTCAGACAGAAAGTAGAGTCTGCCTGGAAAGCAAAAATAAATCTTATCGGTGCAAAATACTGGGAGATTAAAAACTTGCAGACTACCCCAGAAGAAGAGGAAGCACTCAAGTTCCTCTATGCCTACATGCCCATCGCCGACGCAACCGATTATCCCAAAGCCTATCATTTAGGCAATGTGCGCACAGCTTTACGCACACGCAGAGAGATGCCGTGGGGCAAACAAGTTCCAGAATTGCTCTTTCGCCATTTCGTTCTGCCCATGCGCGTGAACAACGAACCGTTAGACAGTTCGCGAGCTATCTTCTTCCGTGAGCTGAAAGAGCGTGTAAAAGGACTCTCCATGACGGATGCAATATTGGAAGTTAACCATTGGTGCCACGAAAGAGTGACCTATGAGCCCTCCGATGCCCGCACCTCTTCTCCCCTACAGTCTATCCAAACAGGACGCGGACGATGCGGCGAAGAGAGCACATTTACAGTGAGTGCGCTACGGGCTATCGGTATTCCTGCCCGACAAGTATATACGCCTCGCTGGGCACACACAGATGACAATCATGCCTGGGTTGAAGCCTGGGCAGACGGCAAATGGTACTTTTTAGGTGCATGCGAGCCAGAACCTGTTTTGAATTTAGCATGGTTCAATGCGCCTGCCTCACGCGCCATGCTCATGCACACACGTGCTTTCGGCGACTACGAAGGCCCCGAAGAAGTGATGCTGCGCACAAACAACTTCACTGAAATCAATCTGATAGACAACTATGGAAGTACAGGAAAGATAGATTTCAGTATTATCGACCTACAAGGGAAGCCCGTTGCGGACGCAAGGGTAGACTTCAAAATCTATAATTATGCCGAATTCTACACGGCTGCCTCCAAGTACACAGACAGTAATGGACAGACATTCCTCTCCGCAGGAAAGGGAGATATGCTCGTCTGGGCATCCAAAAATGGGCATTTCGGGTATGCAAAGGCTTCTTTCGGGAAGGATAAGCACGTCACTATCAAGCTTTCCTATGACGAAAAGAACTTTGGAAAAGAAGAGGATTTAGACATTGTTCCTCCGGCAGAACATGTGGTTTTGCCAGACGTCACCGATGCACAAAGAGCGCACAACAGTACCCGACTCGCAGAAGAAGACGCTATGCGAAATGCTTACATTGCCACTTTCCCGACACAGGAGAGCATGAAAGACTATGTCATTCCTGCTGCCATACCTTATATTATAAAAGCACGCGGCAACTGGAGAACCATTAAGGCATTCGTTGAAAAGCATGCTGCAAACAGAGTGCGGGCACTTGAACTACTGAGCACATTAAGCGACAAAGACCTTCGTGACATGCCCATGGAAATCTTGGAAGACAACATGAGCGCACCAACCGACCAGCTTTCACCACGCGTGGAAAATGAAATGATACTCAAACCCTTCAAACATTTCTTTGCAAAGGCATTCAGCAAGGAAGCCCAAACCTTTAGAAATAATCCTGCACTACTGGTCAACTGGATACAGAAAAACATCAAGATGAATCCCGACAAGCATGCCATGAGAATTCCCCAGACACCTATCAGCGTATGGGAATGCAGAGTTGCAGACGATAGAAGCAGGGATATCTTCTTTGTAGATGTAGCCCGAAGCATAGGCATTGATGCGCGGAAAGATGCCGTTACGGGTAAGATACAATATAAGAAAGACGGCAACTGGATGGATGTGGACTTTGATACAACTGTCCAACAAGTGGCTAAAACGGGTACACTCATCCTCAACTACACACCCACCGAATACTTAGACGACCCGAAATATTACACACATTTCACGATAAGTAAGATTATCAATGGGCGCACATGGCTTATGAATTTCGACGAAGGACAGTTAGATATGGGAGGAGGAACAACTTGGTCGAATGTTTTCAAAAAGGGAACAACATTAGATGAAGGCACTTACCTGCTGGTATCTGGACAGCGAATGGCCGATGGAAGCGTGATGGTTCACAAGCGTTTCTTCACGATTGAACCAGGGAAAACCACTGCAATACATCTTGTAATCCGTCAGGAGACAGAGGGCATAAAGGTCATTGGCAGCTTCAACAGCGAAGACTTGTTTGAAAAGGATGGGCAAGAAGTCTCTGTCTTAAGCCAGACCGGTAGAGGCTATTATGTCTTGGGAATTCTCGGCATAGGCCAGGAACCAACCAACCACGCCCTGCACGACATCGCAAAACTGAAAGAGAAACTCGACAAATGGGGACGACCGATGGTGCTGCTCTTTACGAGTGAGGCTGAGAAAAAGAAGTTTGAAGCCCAGAAGAGCGAGTTTGGCAGCCTGCCTGAAAAGACAATCTTCGGCATAGACAGGAATGGAATAATCCAGAAAGAGATTGTAAGAGAGATGAAACTTCGCAATGCCAACCAATTGCCGATATTCATTATTGCCGACACTTTCAATCGCGTTGTGTTCATTTCTCAAGGTTATACCATTGGATTGGGCGAGCAATTGGTGAAAACGGGCAGTAAATTGTAA
- a CDS encoding copper homeostasis protein CutC — protein sequence MSSMKERKKFEFEVCANSVESCIAAQRAGADRVELCMGIPEGGTTPSYGELQMARNLLKETRLHVIIRNRGGDFLYAPQELERMAMDIELCKRVGVDGVVFGCLTPEGDIDKAANTFLLEHAKGMSVTFHRAFDRCRDPKEALKKIIALGFDRVLTSGQQPTAEQGIPLLRQLHVLADNRIILMAGCGVNESNIARIHKETGVHAFHFSAREPKHSLMTYANPAVFMGKPGADEDTILITTERRVRNTIDALLNG from the coding sequence ATGAGCAGTATGAAAGAGCGGAAAAAGTTTGAATTTGAAGTCTGTGCCAACAGTGTTGAAAGTTGCATAGCAGCCCAGCGAGCAGGCGCCGACCGCGTAGAACTCTGCATGGGAATACCCGAAGGGGGCACAACGCCCTCTTACGGAGAACTGCAAATGGCAAGAAACCTGTTGAAAGAAACACGCCTGCACGTCATCATACGCAATCGCGGAGGTGACTTTCTCTATGCTCCTCAAGAGTTGGAACGCATGGCAATGGATATCGAGCTGTGCAAACGCGTGGGTGTTGACGGTGTTGTTTTCGGTTGCCTGACGCCAGAAGGAGACATTGACAAAGCTGCCAACACCTTTCTTTTAGAGCATGCAAAAGGAATGAGCGTTACCTTTCACCGTGCCTTTGACCGCTGCCGAGACCCCAAGGAAGCCTTAAAAAAAATCATAGCATTGGGATTTGACAGAGTGTTGACCTCCGGACAGCAACCTACGGCAGAGCAAGGTATTCCCCTACTCCGGCAACTTCATGTCTTAGCAGACAACAGAATTATCCTCATGGCAGGCTGCGGAGTGAATGAAAGCAACATAGCACGTATTCATAAAGAAACAGGAGTGCATGCCTTTCATTTCTCTGCACGCGAACCCAAGCACAGTCTTATGACCTACGCCAACCCTGCAGTTTTCATGGGAAAGCCTGGAGCCGACGAAGACACTATTTTGATAACAACAGAAAGAAGAGTAAGAAACACGATAGATGCCCTGCTGAATGGATAG
- a CDS encoding TlpA family protein disulfide reductase, with amino-acid sequence MNKLFLSLCLLMISLASKAQEQLPKVILKDFEGKLVQTDTISNNGKPLIIAFFATWCKPCNRELKAIDELYDDWRQETGVRIVAVSIDQAQNINKVKPLVDQNGWRYDVLLDPNSDLRRALGIQMIPYTVLLDGQGNIVYKHNGYTDGAEVELYEKIKEVAGR; translated from the coding sequence ATGAATAAGTTATTTTTATCCCTTTGCTTGCTGATGATTAGCTTGGCGAGCAAAGCTCAGGAGCAGCTACCAAAAGTGATACTTAAAGATTTTGAAGGGAAACTTGTACAAACAGACACTATCTCAAATAATGGGAAACCGCTCATTATTGCTTTCTTTGCAACCTGGTGTAAACCGTGCAACCGCGAGCTCAAAGCCATTGATGAACTTTACGATGATTGGCGGCAAGAAACAGGTGTGCGAATTGTAGCAGTCTCCATTGATCAGGCACAGAACATCAACAAGGTAAAACCTTTGGTTGACCAGAACGGCTGGCGTTATGATGTATTGCTCGACCCCAACAGCGATTTGCGACGTGCATTGGGCATTCAAATGATACCTTATACGGTATTGCTTGATGGACAAGGTAATATTGTCTATAAACACAATGGCTATACCGACGGTGCAGAAGTTGAGCTTTACGAAAAGATAAAAGAAGTTGCAGGCAGATAG
- a CDS encoding DUF6029 family protein: MKRWTMIGLLIGITNMPLCAQEQPNKLRISGSIQSDMLLPEKDSTTGANTLNGRFLTNTYIDLKATSRYIEAGARLEYLQHPLPGFETDFKGWGVPYAYLKGNYKNAELTLGSFYEQFGSGFILRSYEERSLGIDNSLQGLRFFYRPWAGIAVKVITGRQRRYWKHNDSWLTGGDIEWNIDELYKGLRQHNTYATLGFSYVNKYEKDEVIMTDPTHRLRLPRYVNAFDVRLRVQHRAFNVLAEMAMKTQDPSHDNGYIYRNGYVTMLSGSYSKRGMSLLLQAKRSMNMAFRSSRGMEGTSSFVNHMPAFTIEHTYALAALYPYATRPEGEWAYQTAAAYTFPKGSTLGGRYGTMVKVNFSHVHSVRKNGAGGSGTDGYGSPFWAWGTSTYYQDIDVQLEKRLGKTTKLNFMYMNQLYNQTLLEGHGGMLHSHIFVADVKQKLAPKTTLRIEGQYLFSKDGDKDWAFGLAELSLAPHWMFTLSDLYNLGNTHVHYYQGFVTYSGGAHRLQLGYGRTRAGYNCSGGVCRYIPATKGLTLSYNYNF, from the coding sequence ATGAAAAGATGGACAATGATAGGATTGCTCATTGGCATAACAAACATGCCGCTTTGTGCACAAGAGCAGCCGAATAAATTGCGCATTTCCGGGAGTATTCAAAGCGATATGCTTCTGCCTGAAAAGGATAGTACTACGGGAGCTAATACGCTTAACGGCCGTTTTCTGACGAATACTTATATTGATTTGAAAGCCACAAGCCGTTACATAGAGGCTGGAGCAAGGTTAGAGTATTTGCAGCATCCGCTTCCCGGATTTGAAACTGATTTCAAAGGTTGGGGCGTCCCCTATGCTTATTTGAAAGGAAATTACAAGAATGCAGAACTGACCTTAGGTAGTTTCTATGAGCAGTTTGGGTCGGGTTTCATCCTCCGCTCTTATGAAGAACGAAGTCTCGGCATTGATAATTCACTGCAGGGTTTACGATTCTTCTATCGCCCTTGGGCTGGTATTGCAGTGAAAGTCATCACAGGACGTCAGCGTAGATATTGGAAACACAACGACAGTTGGCTGACAGGAGGCGACATTGAGTGGAATATTGATGAATTGTATAAAGGTTTAAGACAACACAACACCTATGCTACATTAGGTTTCTCTTACGTTAATAAATATGAGAAAGACGAAGTCATTATGACTGATCCTACCCACCGTCTACGCCTTCCACGCTATGTTAATGCCTTTGATGTGCGGTTGCGCGTACAGCATCGTGCGTTTAATGTACTGGCGGAAATGGCAATGAAAACTCAAGATCCCTCTCATGACAATGGTTACATCTACCGTAACGGCTACGTGACAATGCTATCGGGATCATACTCCAAACGCGGAATGAGTCTGCTTCTGCAAGCAAAGCGCAGCATGAATATGGCTTTTCGAAGTAGTAGAGGAATGGAAGGAACGTCTTCTTTTGTCAATCATATGCCGGCTTTCACAATAGAACATACCTACGCTCTGGCTGCACTTTATCCCTATGCCACACGTCCCGAAGGGGAATGGGCTTATCAGACAGCTGCTGCCTATACCTTTCCTAAAGGCTCAACGCTGGGTGGAAGATATGGCACAATGGTAAAAGTAAACTTCTCACACGTTCATTCTGTGCGAAAAAATGGCGCAGGTGGCAGTGGCACTGACGGCTATGGCAGTCCGTTTTGGGCATGGGGAACGTCGACTTACTACCAGGATATTGATGTGCAATTAGAGAAACGTCTCGGCAAAACTACGAAGCTCAACTTCATGTATATGAACCAACTTTACAACCAAACCCTGCTTGAAGGACATGGAGGAATGCTCCACTCGCATATCTTTGTAGCTGATGTGAAGCAGAAACTGGCACCCAAAACGACGCTACGCATAGAGGGACAGTATCTCTTCTCGAAAGATGGCGACAAAGATTGGGCATTTGGTTTGGCAGAGTTATCGCTTGCCCCACATTGGATGTTCACCTTGAGTGATCTCTACAATCTTGGCAATACTCACGTGCACTACTACCAAGGTTTCGTAACATATAGCGGTGGAGCACACAGATTACAACTGGGCTATGGTCGCACTCGTGCAGGCTATAATTGTTCGGGCGGTGTATGTCGCTATATCCCAGCGACCAAAGGGCTTACACTTTCCTATAACTATAACTTCTGA
- a CDS encoding Omp28 family outer membrane lipoprotein has translation MKSLYILLLVGVILLTGCDPVASDNRLIKVPAATLQRNVLIEDFTGQRCIFCPAATETITQLQARYSADKLIAVAIHAGPLALKAAPGFVGLRTDVGDAYYKKWEVPNVPKAIINRRGGVLSKEAWSGQIYNEFARTTTVGIELKCQYHPDTRRVEITTDLNTLTDNIQGRLQLWLVEDGIVAPQLFPGNKVDNNYTHNHILRAAINGDWGTELILSPKHAHQERTIYTLPNGIVAEKAWVVAFFYNDNGVLQVVRQKIALS, from the coding sequence ATGAAAAGTTTATATATTCTTCTTTTAGTAGGCGTTATACTTCTGACGGGTTGCGACCCTGTTGCATCTGACAACCGCCTTATTAAAGTGCCGGCAGCCACGCTTCAACGCAACGTGCTGATTGAAGACTTCACGGGGCAGCGATGCATTTTCTGTCCAGCAGCAACCGAGACTATCACGCAATTGCAAGCTCGCTACAGTGCCGACAAACTGATTGCCGTTGCCATTCATGCTGGTCCGCTTGCCCTCAAAGCTGCGCCGGGCTTTGTAGGGCTGCGCACAGATGTGGGAGATGCTTATTATAAGAAGTGGGAAGTTCCCAACGTACCAAAAGCAATTATCAATCGTCGAGGCGGTGTGCTTTCCAAAGAAGCTTGGTCGGGACAAATCTATAATGAGTTTGCTCGGACAACAACAGTAGGTATAGAACTTAAATGTCAATATCACCCAGACACTCGCCGTGTGGAGATAACAACAGACTTGAATACTTTGACTGATAATATTCAGGGACGACTGCAACTTTGGTTGGTAGAGGATGGTATCGTTGCTCCACAGCTTTTTCCTGGTAATAAGGTAGACAACAACTATACACATAACCACATATTGCGGGCTGCGATCAATGGAGATTGGGGCACAGAGCTGATACTCTCTCCCAAACATGCGCACCAGGAAAGAACTATTTATACGCTCCCCAATGGCATTGTCGCAGAGAAAGCGTGGGTGGTAGCATTCTTCTATAACGACAATGGCGTACTGCAAGTTGTTCGACAGAAGATAGCTCTCTCATAA
- a CDS encoding thioredoxin family protein has translation MIKRIYILLLALIAIIGYPGDISANDYTLIPSTGRKVYVPLTAESAKGQLLITNYGNTPIQNFDYTLSFLGNILQEKKFVLTEPLKRMEGATIEVDVPPHNQISETELLLTITKVNGEANRASVNYATLPRITVTKVPRRKVVVEEYTGMWCGYCPRGIALMENLAHNYPNDFIGIAIHTGGSADPLTCNDYAWKASDHRSRPTLDMNRNLLLGYAKAITEFEEERAKGADMDVEVSATWDAEKENITVTPRVTFCINKNEAPYGFAYILTEDGMKSPNWIQYNNYSGRTAERGVSKELDYFIDAPYDIRNLENNFVAIAAEGVKTPLTGYIKTPIEADKTQSHEYVFRNISHKRVIQDKSKLNVCVLLINMKTGQIENAAKCHISDAKTTGISSSSQRKSAAAETARYTLEGRRIQTSQKGVNIVKYSDGRVRKEFVTR, from the coding sequence ATGATAAAAAGAATTTATATCCTGCTTCTTGCACTCATTGCAATCATCGGTTATCCGGGTGATATCAGTGCCAATGATTATACCCTGATTCCCTCTACGGGCCGAAAAGTATATGTGCCGCTCACTGCGGAAAGTGCAAAAGGACAGCTGCTGATTACCAATTATGGCAATACTCCCATTCAAAATTTTGATTATACGCTATCTTTCCTTGGAAATATCCTACAAGAGAAAAAGTTTGTGCTGACTGAACCATTGAAGCGTATGGAGGGAGCAACAATAGAAGTGGATGTGCCTCCACACAACCAAATTTCGGAAACAGAATTATTGCTTACAATAACAAAAGTCAATGGTGAAGCCAATAGAGCTTCTGTCAACTATGCCACGCTTCCAAGAATTACAGTTACGAAAGTGCCACGCCGAAAAGTTGTTGTTGAGGAGTACACGGGGATGTGGTGTGGATACTGTCCACGTGGTATAGCGCTCATGGAGAATTTGGCGCATAACTATCCTAACGATTTCATCGGCATTGCCATTCATACGGGTGGCAGTGCTGACCCCTTGACTTGTAATGACTATGCCTGGAAAGCTTCAGATCACAGAAGCCGCCCTACACTCGACATGAACAGGAACCTTTTGTTGGGTTATGCCAAGGCTATAACCGAGTTTGAAGAAGAAAGAGCTAAAGGTGCGGATATGGATGTTGAAGTCTCTGCCACGTGGGATGCAGAGAAAGAAAACATCACGGTAACTCCACGCGTCACATTCTGCATAAATAAGAATGAAGCCCCATATGGTTTTGCCTATATACTGACGGAAGACGGAATGAAAAGCCCAAACTGGATACAATACAATAATTATTCGGGAAGAACAGCTGAACGTGGAGTATCAAAAGAGCTTGACTATTTTATCGATGCTCCTTACGATATAAGAAATCTTGAGAATAATTTTGTCGCCATTGCAGCCGAAGGAGTCAAAACCCCTTTGACCGGCTACATCAAAACTCCGATAGAGGCAGACAAGACACAAAGTCATGAATATGTATTTCGCAATATTTCTCATAAGCGCGTGATACAAGACAAGTCGAAACTGAATGTCTGTGTGTTGCTGATTAATATGAAGACCGGGCAAATCGAGAATGCAGCCAAATGCCACATTTCTGATGCCAAAACCACAGGCATTTCCTCTTCATCACAAAGAAAGAGCGCCGCTGCAGAAACTGCACGCTACACCCTTGAGGGTCGCCGTATTCAAACTTCACAAAAGGGTGTTAATATCGTGAAATATAGCGATGGACGTGTGCGCAAAGAGTTTGTGACACGCTGA